The following coding sequences are from one Pseudoalteromonas carrageenovora IAM 12662 window:
- a CDS encoding NAD(P)/FAD-dependent oxidoreductase, whose product MSITKPKIVVIGGGAGGLELATQLGHKLGKKKQAEILLIDKNRTHIWKPLLHEVATGSIDPDLDGVVYSAHAAKHHYNFQLGTFCNIDQSNKTITLAPHLDELGHTILPKRTVRYDHLVIAIGSVSNDFNTPGIKDHCYFLDSNQQAERFQHSLLDSFTRLHQDDNQQQSLNIAIVGGGATGVELSAELYHVSELLKLYGLTNMSSKRLHIHLIEAGPRILPALPERIAVSAKRELLKLGVNVREQTQVKEATEQGFITKDEEHIDADIMVWAAGVKAPDFIKDLGVFDLTRSNQIKVNEFLQSTVDESIFVLGDCCAFTQEDGKLVPPRAQSAHQMALCVEKNLIATLKQQPLCGFKYSDHGSLVNLSRYSTVGNLMGNLTSNTFFIEGKIARFMYISLYRMHQRAIHGSAKTFALWISEKVLRVVRPKMKLH is encoded by the coding sequence ATGAGTATTACTAAACCTAAAATCGTCGTTATTGGCGGTGGCGCTGGTGGATTAGAGCTAGCAACACAATTAGGGCATAAACTAGGAAAGAAAAAACAAGCAGAAATTCTACTAATAGACAAAAACCGTACTCACATATGGAAGCCGTTACTTCACGAAGTAGCGACAGGCTCTATTGACCCCGATTTAGATGGCGTTGTGTATTCAGCCCACGCTGCAAAACACCATTATAATTTTCAGCTTGGTACGTTTTGTAATATTGATCAAAGCAATAAAACTATCACCCTTGCGCCGCACCTCGATGAGCTAGGCCACACCATTTTACCAAAGCGCACCGTACGCTACGATCACCTTGTTATTGCCATAGGCAGTGTAAGTAACGACTTTAATACGCCAGGCATAAAAGATCATTGCTACTTTTTAGACTCAAACCAGCAAGCAGAGCGTTTTCAGCATTCACTGCTCGACAGCTTTACCCGCCTACACCAAGACGATAACCAACAGCAATCGTTAAATATTGCCATTGTAGGCGGCGGCGCAACCGGCGTTGAGCTTTCAGCTGAGCTGTACCATGTATCTGAATTACTTAAACTTTACGGCCTTACAAACATGTCGTCTAAGCGTTTACATATACACCTAATTGAAGCGGGCCCTCGTATTTTACCCGCCCTGCCCGAGCGAATTGCCGTAAGCGCTAAACGTGAGCTGTTAAAATTGGGTGTAAACGTGCGAGAGCAAACACAGGTAAAAGAAGCCACCGAGCAAGGTTTTATAACAAAAGATGAAGAACACATAGATGCCGATATAATGGTATGGGCCGCAGGCGTAAAAGCGCCAGATTTTATTAAAGACTTAGGTGTTTTTGATCTTACCCGTAGCAACCAAATTAAGGTTAACGAGTTTTTACAAAGCACCGTAGATGAGAGCATTTTTGTACTTGGCGATTGTTGCGCCTTCACCCAAGAAGACGGAAAACTTGTACCGCCACGCGCACAATCGGCTCATCAAATGGCACTATGCGTAGAAAAAAACCTCATTGCCACTTTAAAACAACAGCCACTATGCGGCTTTAAATATAGCGACCATGGCTCACTCGTTAACTTATCGCGCTACAGCACAGTAGGTAATTTAATGGGTAACTTAACCAGCAACACCTTTTTTATAGAAGGTAAAATTGCTCGCTTTATGTATATATCACTGTATCGCATGCACCAGCGCGCCATACACGGCAGCGCAAAAACCTTTGCATTATGGATAAGCGAAAAAGTACTACGCGTAGTACGCCCTAAAATGAAATTGCATTAA